A portion of the Cyanobacteria bacterium QS_8_64_29 genome contains these proteins:
- a CDS encoding ribonuclease P, with product MGVREETFFEGGPHVGDLLINLLLALTVVCLPLTVGAIVRALWLRYRITDRRISIRGGWRSRDRTDIVYSEIAKIVQVPRGIGLWGDIVITMRDKSRLEMRAVPKHRDIYNYIAERAADKTGKPLEAIAS from the coding sequence ATGGGAGTCCGCGAGGAAACGTTTTTTGAGGGGGGGCCGCACGTGGGCGATTTGCTCATCAACCTGCTGCTGGCGCTGACAGTGGTCTGCCTGCCGCTAACGGTGGGAGCTATCGTGCGGGCGCTATGGTTGCGCTATCGCATCACCGACCGCCGGATCTCCATCCGCGGCGGTTGGCGCAGTCGCGACCGTACCGATATCGTTTACTCCGAAATCGCCAAAATCGTGCAAGTGCCCCGCGGCATCGGGCTTTGGGGTGACATCGTCATTACGATGCGCGATAAAAGCCGCCTCGAGATGCGCGCAGTCCCCAAGCACCGCGATATTTACAACTACATTGCCGAGCGAGCTGCCGACAAAACCGGGAAGCCGCTGGAGGCGATCGCCAGCTGA
- a CDS encoding RNA-binding protein, protein MAEAQWQRGKEWLERALALMGIPVAVKAPSAELVAACDAEAQWLVIDEMALTQQQLESLLGADGAPLDALQYWANTLLNQGLAPDAQSAYAIELNGYRQRRQQQLQELAERVAQQVRETGQESYIESLSSAERRQVHTWLKQYRDLETYSRGQEPNRYLAVRYRPERNPA, encoded by the coding sequence ATGGCCGAGGCGCAGTGGCAGCGAGGCAAGGAATGGCTGGAGCGCGCGCTGGCGCTTATGGGAATCCCGGTGGCTGTCAAAGCGCCCTCTGCCGAGCTGGTGGCAGCGTGCGATGCAGAAGCCCAGTGGCTGGTTATTGACGAGATGGCGCTGACGCAGCAGCAGCTCGAGTCGCTGCTAGGCGCGGATGGGGCACCGCTGGATGCCTTGCAGTACTGGGCCAACACGCTGCTGAATCAGGGACTGGCCCCAGATGCCCAGAGCGCGTACGCCATCGAGCTCAACGGCTACCGCCAGCGGCGGCAGCAACAACTGCAAGAGCTGGCCGAGCGCGTTGCCCAGCAAGTACGCGAAACCGGACAAGAATCGTACATTGAGTCCCTGTCCTCAGCCGAGCGCCGGCAGGTCCATACCTGGCTCAAGCAATACCGCGATCTAGAGACCTACAGTCGCGGTCAGGAGCCCAACCGCTACTTGGCCGTGCGCTACCGTCCCGAGCGCAATCCCGCCTGA
- a CDS encoding cobyric acid synthase CobQ — MVVGTTSHAGKSLIATAICCMLWRRGWRVAPFKGQNMALNAYITPDGHEIGHAQAVQAWAAGVTPRVEMNPILLKPQGDMTSQVVLNGRAVGRTHASDYYEQYFQPGWQAIEQALAALGRDCDLIVAEGAGSPAEINLKHRDLTNMRVARHLNAATLLVADIDRGGAFAHIVGTLELLDPAERALMRGVAINKFRGQRALLEPGLRWLQERTGLAVTGVLPWQDRAFPAEDSLSLPERSTGRGDAELTLCVIRLPRIANFTDFEPLEAEASVALRYCEPHDTLGQPDAVILPGSKTTLADLEALQASGMAAQLQHYAARGGRILGICGGFQMLGRTLADPQGREGKTGCHPGLDLLPLETAIEPDKVARQRRTRARWPQLGLTVAGYEIHQGQTRASEPANGLQPLFDDPDLGACNAAGTVGGCYLHGIFDNGPWRRAWLNALRRARGLPELAVEVADHHQQREATLDAIADWGETYLDLTPLLPDAHE; from the coding sequence ATGGTGGTGGGGACCACCTCCCACGCCGGCAAATCGCTAATTGCAACCGCCATCTGCTGCATGCTATGGCGGCGCGGTTGGCGCGTGGCGCCGTTTAAGGGCCAAAACATGGCCCTCAATGCCTACATCACCCCAGACGGGCACGAGATCGGCCACGCGCAAGCCGTCCAGGCCTGGGCGGCCGGGGTTACCCCCCGGGTAGAGATGAACCCCATCCTGCTCAAGCCCCAGGGGGATATGACCTCGCAGGTGGTGCTCAACGGCCGCGCTGTGGGCCGCACCCATGCCTCGGATTACTACGAGCAGTACTTCCAACCCGGGTGGCAGGCGATCGAGCAGGCGCTGGCAGCGCTAGGGCGCGATTGCGACCTAATCGTGGCCGAGGGCGCGGGTAGCCCGGCCGAGATCAACCTCAAGCACCGCGATCTGACCAACATGCGGGTTGCGCGCCACCTCAACGCTGCAACCCTGCTAGTGGCCGATATCGATCGCGGCGGCGCGTTCGCCCACATCGTGGGCACGCTGGAGCTGCTGGATCCGGCCGAGCGTGCCCTCATGCGCGGGGTGGCCATCAATAAGTTCCGCGGCCAGCGCGCGCTGCTGGAGCCGGGCCTGCGCTGGCTGCAAGAGCGCACTGGCCTGGCGGTGACGGGGGTGCTGCCTTGGCAGGATCGCGCCTTTCCCGCTGAGGATTCGCTCAGCCTGCCCGAGCGCTCGACCGGCCGGGGTGATGCCGAGCTGACCCTGTGCGTCATTCGCCTGCCGCGCATTGCCAATTTCACCGACTTTGAACCGCTAGAAGCCGAGGCGAGCGTTGCGCTGCGCTACTGCGAGCCCCACGACACGCTGGGTCAGCCCGATGCCGTCATCCTGCCGGGCTCCAAAACGACGCTGGCCGATCTGGAAGCGCTGCAAGCGAGCGGCATGGCAGCGCAACTGCAGCATTATGCCGCTCGGGGCGGCCGCATCTTGGGCATTTGCGGCGGCTTTCAAATGTTGGGCCGCACCCTAGCCGATCCGCAGGGCCGGGAAGGCAAAACCGGCTGCCACCCGGGCCTGGATCTGCTGCCGCTCGAGACCGCCATCGAGCCGGACAAGGTGGCCCGCCAGCGCCGCACGCGCGCCCGCTGGCCGCAGCTGGGGCTGACCGTGGCGGGCTACGAGATCCACCAAGGCCAAACGCGAGCGAGCGAGCCGGCCAATGGTTTGCAGCCGCTATTCGACGACCCCGATTTGGGCGCCTGCAACGCCGCTGGTACGGTCGGCGGTTGCTACCTGCACGGGATTTTTGACAACGGCCCCTGGCGCCGCGCCTGGCTGAACGCCCTGCGGCGGGCGCGCGGGCTGCCCGAGCTCGCGGTTGAGGTGGCCGACCACCACCAGCAGCGAGAGGCTACCCTGGATGCAATCGCCGATTGGGGCGAGACTTATTTGGACCTAACGCCGCTACTGCCCGACGCCCATGAGTAA
- the moaA gene encoding GTP 3',8-cyclase MoaA: protein MADHDAITDTLGRPLRDLRISVTDRCNFRCTYCMPKALFEGEAAFLPRSQLLSFAEIERLARNFAAQGVRKIRLTGGEPLLRPQLERLVAALAQIPGIEDIALTTNGSLVTPAKARALRDAGLNRMTVSLDALDEATFQAINDVGVSVAQVLAGIENAAAAGLTPIKINAVIKRGANEGSILPLARQFRGSGHIVRFIEYMDVGTRNGWRWDNVVSAAEICDAIDTRYPIAPLEPNHTGEVAERWQYRDGAGEIGIIASVTQPFCGSCRRARLSAEGALHTCLFASEGHDLRGLLRGGASDGEFQARIAAIWQQRRDRYSELRAHSPSGVSKVEMSYIGG from the coding sequence ATGGCCGATCACGACGCCATCACCGACACGCTGGGCCGACCGCTGCGCGATCTGCGCATCTCGGTCACCGATCGCTGCAACTTCCGCTGCACCTACTGCATGCCCAAGGCCCTGTTCGAGGGCGAGGCGGCCTTCTTGCCGCGATCGCAGCTGCTGAGCTTTGCCGAGATCGAGCGCTTGGCCCGCAACTTTGCCGCCCAGGGCGTACGCAAGATCCGCCTCACCGGGGGCGAACCGCTACTGCGGCCCCAACTGGAGCGCCTGGTGGCCGCCCTGGCCCAGATCCCGGGCATTGAGGACATTGCGCTCACCACCAACGGGTCGCTGGTGACCCCGGCCAAGGCGCGCGCGCTGCGCGATGCCGGCCTCAACCGCATGACCGTCAGCCTCGATGCCCTGGATGAGGCCACCTTCCAGGCCATTAATGATGTGGGCGTCTCGGTGGCCCAAGTGCTGGCCGGCATTGAAAACGCTGCGGCCGCCGGGCTGACCCCCATCAAGATCAATGCCGTCATCAAGCGCGGGGCCAACGAAGGCAGCATCCTGCCGCTCGCGCGCCAGTTCCGCGGCAGCGGTCACATCGTGCGCTTTATTGAGTACATGGATGTGGGCACCCGCAATGGCTGGCGCTGGGACAACGTGGTCTCGGCGGCCGAGATCTGCGATGCCATCGACACCCGCTATCCCATCGCGCCCCTCGAGCCCAACCACACCGGTGAGGTGGCCGAGCGCTGGCAGTACCGGGATGGGGCCGGCGAAATCGGCATCATCGCTTCGGTGACCCAGCCCTTTTGCGGCAGCTGCCGGCGGGCACGCCTCTCGGCTGAAGGAGCGCTCCATACCTGCTTGTTTGCCAGCGAGGGCCACGACTTGCGCGGGTTGCTGCGCGGCGGAGCCAGCGACGGTGAGTTTCAGGCGCGCATTGCCGCCATTTGGCAGCAGCGCCGTGATCGCTACTCCGAGCTGCGCGCTCATTCCCCCTCGGGAGTGTCCAAGGTGGAGATGTCCTACATCGGCGGATAG
- a CDS encoding metal-binding protein, whose amino-acid sequence MEAIAIPQLRKQPGGQLHIPVAEFLEGFESLTPVRGGLTVTHCGYYLTVVGRAETIATLTCDRSLQQYNQRLWVDTQELIWLRDADAPPADGEVPLEQCWESLPPDGTFSPEGWLYEQLCLSLPLQALCGEESVQSQYAYRDGPQRDSRWAPLEALKAQLAESDNA is encoded by the coding sequence ATGGAAGCCATCGCCATTCCCCAACTCCGCAAGCAACCCGGCGGGCAACTGCACATCCCCGTTGCGGAATTCCTAGAGGGCTTTGAGAGCCTAACGCCGGTGCGCGGCGGGCTAACCGTCACCCACTGCGGTTACTACCTGACGGTTGTCGGCCGGGCCGAGACCATCGCAACGCTGACTTGTGATCGCAGCCTGCAACAGTACAACCAGCGGCTGTGGGTGGATACCCAAGAGCTCATCTGGCTGCGGGATGCCGACGCTCCCCCTGCCGATGGCGAAGTGCCGCTGGAGCAGTGCTGGGAGTCCTTGCCGCCCGATGGGACGTTCTCGCCGGAAGGGTGGCTGTACGAGCAGCTGTGCTTGAGCCTGCCGCTGCAGGCCTTATGTGGCGAAGAGTCGGTGCAAAGCCAGTACGCGTATCGGGATGGGCCACAGCGCGACAGCCGTTGGGCGCCGCTGGAAGCGCTCAAAGCGCAACTTGCGGAATCGGACAATGCCTAG
- a CDS encoding AAA family ATPase has protein sequence MSFRDEFELLLRACYPLLYIPTPEEERVEQAIADCAQRAGNRNVYIWDFVDGYQDNPNNAGIGQRNPLQALEFIEQLPDNAGSIVVLRDFHRFLEDISVARKLRNLARRLKSRSINVAIVSPELSIPTDLSEVLTVVEFPLPSAEDIRAEIQRLLAASSRSVSEQLLNELVRSAQGLSLERIRRVLARALADRGELQPDAVELVLEEKRQSIRQTQILDFYPTCENISDIGGLDNLKAWLLRRGGAFSDRARAYGLPHPRGLLLVGIQGTGKSLTAKAIAHDWHLPLLRLDVGRLFAGLVGESESRTRQTIALAEALAPCVLWIDEIDKAFSGADSSGDGGTTSRVFGTFITWLAEKESAVFVVATANNVRALPPEMLRKGRFDEVFFVDLPTESERQAIFNVHLSRLRPHKVKEFDLERLAHETPEFSGAEIEQAIIEAMHTGFSQERDFTTEDILEAASEIVPLARTAQDEIQFLQSWVASGKARPASREGDLSSRIQRQLQQ, from the coding sequence ATGAGCTTTCGCGACGAATTCGAGCTGCTGCTGCGTGCCTGCTATCCGCTGCTCTACATTCCCACGCCCGAAGAAGAGCGCGTGGAGCAAGCGATCGCCGACTGCGCCCAGCGCGCGGGCAATCGCAACGTCTACATCTGGGATTTTGTCGATGGCTATCAGGACAATCCCAACAATGCCGGGATCGGGCAGCGCAACCCGCTGCAAGCGCTCGAGTTCATCGAGCAGCTGCCTGACAACGCAGGCAGCATTGTCGTGCTGCGCGACTTCCATCGCTTTTTGGAAGACATCTCGGTCGCCCGCAAGCTGCGCAATTTGGCGCGCCGTTTGAAGTCGCGCTCCATCAATGTCGCCATCGTCTCGCCCGAGCTGTCCATCCCCACCGATCTGAGCGAGGTGCTGACGGTGGTGGAGTTTCCGCTGCCCAGCGCCGAGGACATTCGAGCCGAAATCCAGCGCCTGCTCGCTGCTAGCAGTCGTTCCGTTTCCGAGCAGCTCCTCAACGAGTTAGTCCGCTCGGCCCAGGGGCTCTCGCTCGAGCGCATCCGGCGCGTGCTGGCGCGCGCGCTGGCCGATCGCGGCGAGCTGCAACCGGACGCCGTCGAGCTGGTGCTAGAGGAAAAGCGCCAGTCCATCCGGCAAACTCAAATTCTGGATTTTTATCCCACCTGCGAGAACATCTCCGACATTGGCGGGCTGGACAACCTCAAGGCGTGGCTGTTGCGCCGCGGCGGGGCCTTTAGCGACCGGGCGCGGGCCTACGGTCTGCCCCACCCGCGCGGCTTGCTGCTGGTGGGCATCCAAGGGACGGGCAAGTCGCTAACGGCCAAAGCGATCGCGCACGACTGGCACCTGCCGCTGCTGCGGCTGGATGTGGGCCGCTTGTTCGCCGGTCTGGTGGGCGAGTCCGAATCGCGCACCCGCCAGACCATCGCGCTGGCGGAGGCGCTGGCCCCCTGCGTGCTGTGGATCGACGAAATTGACAAGGCCTTCTCGGGCGCCGATAGCAGCGGCGACGGTGGGACCACCAGCCGGGTGTTCGGCACCTTTATTACCTGGCTGGCGGAAAAAGAGTCCGCGGTCTTTGTGGTCGCAACGGCCAACAACGTGCGGGCCCTGCCGCCCGAGATGCTGCGCAAAGGGCGCTTTGACGAGGTATTTTTTGTCGATCTGCCCACCGAGTCAGAGCGCCAGGCCATTTTCAACGTGCATCTATCGCGACTGCGCCCGCACAAGGTCAAAGAATTCGACCTCGAGCGGCTGGCGCACGAGACGCCCGAGTTCTCAGGGGCCGAGATCGAGCAGGCCATCATTGAAGCCATGCACACGGGCTTCAGTCAGGAGCGCGATTTCACCACCGAAGACATCTTGGAGGCCGCCAGCGAGATCGTGCCGCTGGCGCGCACGGCCCAGGATGAGATTCAGTTCCTGCAGAGCTGGGTCGCCTCGGGCAAGGCGCGCCCTGCCTCGCGCGAGGGCGATTTGAGCAGCCGCATCCAGCGCCAGCTCCAACAGTAG
- a CDS encoding (2Fe-2S)-binding protein, which yields MSNEAPTSVQVRFLPNDVAIAAEPGEPLLQVAERAGVFIPTGCLMGSCHACEVELGDGTPICACISAVPSEQDSLTIALLEDPVW from the coding sequence ATGAGTAACGAGGCCCCCACTAGCGTACAAGTGCGCTTTTTGCCCAACGATGTGGCGATCGCGGCCGAACCAGGCGAGCCGCTGCTGCAAGTGGCGGAGCGGGCAGGGGTGTTCATTCCCACCGGCTGCCTGATGGGCAGCTGTCACGCCTGCGAAGTGGAGCTGGGCGACGGCACCCCCATTTGTGCTTGCATCTCGGCCGTACCCAGCGAGCAGGACTCGCTGACGATCGCGCTGCTCGAGGATCCGGTCTGGTAG
- a CDS encoding membrane protein insertase YidC, translated as MDFGIGFLSNTIMLPILDFFYRIVPSYGFAIIALTLVIRFALYPLSAKSIRSMRRMRIAQPEMQRRVKEVQERYKDDPAQQKQAMSEVYKEFGNPLAGCVPILLQMPILIALFTTLRGSPFSAAEYTFNIEIFPQDQLERVQPQAFTSEAKNVYLDKDERYPIVSTLPSGKQLAVGDRTQVAFQTEQGKPLQALAAQEEAQVAMQPQFEVTRGSQRVRVSEDGTIEALQPGEASIKAKIPGVAKDEGFLFIEALGRVGAVDEDGTVHWDIVGMVLFFGLSLYLNQVLSGQQGSSANPQQQLITKITPILFTGMFLFFPLPAGVLLYIVVANIFQILQTLILMREPLPENLQKLAEQQEQQQAKAQGEDELPFEKRSKKKEKEQASG; from the coding sequence ATGGATTTCGGCATCGGCTTCCTCTCCAATACCATCATGCTGCCAATCCTGGATTTTTTCTACAGGATTGTGCCCAGCTACGGCTTCGCCATCATTGCGCTGACGCTAGTCATCCGCTTTGCCCTCTATCCGCTGAGCGCCAAGTCCATCCGCAGCATGCGGCGGATGCGGATCGCCCAGCCCGAGATGCAGCGGCGGGTTAAGGAGGTGCAAGAGCGCTACAAGGATGACCCCGCCCAGCAAAAGCAGGCGATGAGCGAGGTCTACAAGGAGTTCGGCAACCCGCTGGCGGGGTGCGTTCCCATCTTGCTGCAGATGCCCATCCTGATCGCGCTCTTCACCACGCTGCGGGGCTCGCCCTTCTCGGCTGCCGAGTACACCTTCAACATCGAGATTTTCCCGCAAGACCAACTCGAGCGCGTCCAGCCGCAGGCCTTTACCAGTGAGGCCAAAAACGTCTATCTGGATAAAGACGAGCGCTATCCCATCGTTTCCACCCTGCCCAGCGGCAAGCAGCTCGCCGTGGGCGATCGCACCCAGGTTGCGTTCCAGACCGAGCAAGGCAAGCCCCTGCAAGCCCTCGCTGCCCAGGAGGAAGCACAGGTGGCCATGCAGCCGCAGTTTGAAGTGACCCGCGGCTCGCAGCGGGTGCGCGTTAGCGAGGATGGCACCATCGAAGCCCTCCAGCCCGGCGAGGCCTCCATTAAGGCCAAAATTCCGGGCGTTGCCAAAGACGAAGGCTTCCTGTTCATTGAGGCGCTGGGCCGCGTGGGCGCCGTCGATGAGGACGGCACCGTTCACTGGGACATTGTGGGCATGGTGCTGTTCTTTGGCCTGAGCTTGTACCTCAACCAGGTGCTCTCAGGCCAGCAAGGCTCGAGCGCCAATCCCCAACAGCAGCTCATTACCAAAATTACGCCCATCCTGTTTACCGGGATGTTCCTGTTTTTTCCCTTACCGGCCGGGGTGCTGCTCTACATCGTCGTTGCCAACATCTTCCAGATCCTGCAAACCCTGATCCTGATGCGCGAGCCCCTGCCCGAGAACTTGCAAAAGCTGGCCGAGCAGCAGGAGCAACAGCAAGCCAAAGCGCAGGGAGAGGACGAGCTGCCGTTTGAGAAGCGCTCGAAGAAAAAGGAAAAAGAGCAAGCATCGGGCTAG